The DNA region tttatcaactcagagtatcattctatccggaaaaattatcattctatgcaataaacctaacatatatcattttatcgttttattattttatcagtcagtcaaaagtatcattttatcaactcagagtatcattctatccggcaaaaaaactatcattctacgcaataaacctatcattttatcattttacgtgatatttggcgaaattcagaaattaaacgagggaaatgacagttttacccccgcgctttttttatgaagtaaatctaagtttgaatctcaaccgcatgattagaaatatgtgtggtccagatttggttatatggatattacgatatttaggggttatcatatgatcacgactatataaatatatatatatatatagagtcgtgatcatatgagaacccctaaatatcgtaataaccctaaaccaaatctgaaccacacattttctaatcttgtggttgagattcaaatttagatttacttcataaaaaaaatgcgcgggggtaaatatgtcatttcactcatttaaatttctgaatttcgccaaatatcacataaaatgataggtttattgcatagaatgatagttttgccagatagaatgatactctgagttgataaaatgatacttttgactgactgataaaatgataaaatgatagatttattgcatagaatgatagttttgccggatagaatgatactcttagttgataaaatgatgcttTTGAcagactgataaaatgatatatgttaggtttattgcatagaatgatagttttccggatagaatgatactctgagttgataaaatgatacttttagcttataaatgttaggtttagtgcataaaatgatagttttaccggatagaatgatactttcagccgatagaatgatagttttgccgggtagaatgatactttcagccgatagaatgataggtatttttggtgtataaaatgacatttttgtttaataaaatgatacttttacctgataaaatgataatctaagcggataaaatgacagtaaccttataaaaatgatactctgagttgataaaatgatacgtttactgctttgtgataaaatgataggtttatttcatagaatgatagttttgccggatagaatgatactctgagttgataaaatgatacttttgacttactgataaaatgatatatgttaggtttattgcatagaatgataggtttgtcggatagaatgatactctgagttgataaaatgatacttttgactgactgataaaatgataatataagcgaaattcagaaattaaatgagcgaaatttggatacgtaaattttatcatgagcgaaatgacatatttaccctcgcgcttttttttatgaagtaaatctaagtttgaatctagaccacgtgattttaaaatgtgtggtccagatttagttatagggttattacggaaattggggttatcattataatgcacccctatatatatatggttttgatctatgcaaaactagatttaaatacagaaacgcagaacaatatcatacgtaggacacttttaggtcatagttagttaatttttaggtcttgctaacaaagcatgacctaaaatgatcttagcatgacattaaactcaaatattataatatgacctaaaattacttaattatgaccttccgtgtttttggttaattattgaccattagatcatctaatcctagggccaagatttggatccttgaattggatggttgtgatgatctgcattattacactataatggtgcattattagtcggtgtgcattattcaactgaaaatctgcattattacactataatggtgcattattagttagtgtgcattattcaactaaaaatctgcattattaaatgacacgtggcatcaatctaaccgtcggatgacaaaatcgtggggctgagattaaaaagaacaatttttgatacaaaaaagaaatgaatacatccacatatatatatatatatatgtgtgtgtgtgtgtgtgtgtgtgtgtagagtagtgatctagggcaagagccccttaaacctataactagagaacaaatcacaggcacaagatcaagaaaatcaatggctattattaatacatgtaattttcgaatataaggagaaattagttccctcaatcacaaatttactccataataacaaggcgagggtataatggtcattgcatagccaaaaaTAGGTTACGTCGGCAAATTGAATTCATTtcatcttctcttcttctcATCTTCTCCATCTTCATCGCCGCCTTGTACCCGCCGTCGTCGCAGCGGCGGCAGGAGATTCAACCTCGTCGCGCAATTCAACCTTCTCGTCGTCGTTGGCATCGCCGTTGCCGTCACGTTTTGCAGGAATCGGACGCTGAATTGGAGGAAAAAGGCGTCGCTGATGGTGGAATTGGATGCTAGAGATGAGCGAATCCAAGTTTTGGAAAGGATTGTGGAGAAATTAGAATCGGAAGATTTGGCTGAGGAGGAAATGCAGAGGTGCTTTGATGAGAAGGAGATGGTGATTAGGGAGATTGGCGGTGGAAGGAGGTGGATGGTTACAGCCATTGCCACTGCTGCTGCTGTCATATTCTAATTCCATGCTCACAGAAATCattaatttttgttgattagagtttcagatttggataattgttgctaaataatgcacttaatttgcttcaattttgtgtttgctgcacttggatttattttttatcactactattatgagaatttgatttcttgaatcttgatggtgCTTGAGTTTGGAATTAGATCACTTCATATTTATGTGTTGttctttgtgttttgtaaacaagagtgaagtaaaatcagaataagagtgatgtgttttgtaaacagagtgaagtaaaatcagaacaggagtgatgtgttttgtaaacaagagtgaagtaaaatcaaaataagagtgatgtgttttgtaaacaagggtgaagtaaaatcagaataagagtgatgtgttttgtaaacaagagtgaagtaaaatcagaataagagtgatgtgttttgtaaacaagagtgaagtaaaatcagaataagagtgatgtgttttgtaaataagagtgaagtaaaatcacaataagagtgatgtgttttgtaaacacgagtgaagtaaaatcacaataagagtgatgtattttgtaaacaagagtgaagtaaaagagtgatgtgttttgtaaacaagagtgaagtaaaatcagaataagagtgatgtgttttataaacaagagtgaagtaaaatcagaataagagtgatgtgtttgtaaacaagagtgaagtaaaatcagaataagagtgattgttAATTTTTagctatttatatattgaaagcATCACATGTTTAGTGAATCTCAAGTCTCCACTGACCAAAACCTACAGTCTTTCCATCTCTCACTCTCTCCTCTTCACTTACCTATCCTCTCTCTCACTCACGTTTTCCGGTGGATAAACCGTCCAATCCGGCGATACAAAGCTCAATTTCTACAAAATATGATTCGAAGAGAATGACGAGTCGTCTTCGGCGCTCGATTTCGCCATGTCACTGTCGTCGTGCTCAGACTGCTTCTCCGACCTCCTCTGCGGCGAGGCCTCCAGTAGTATTATCTCCTCCGGTAGAGGATATTTCTCGCCGGAATACTCATCGAACTTCGATTCTCAGGCATCGGACGCCACGGAGTACATCTCCGGGCTGTTGGAAAATGAGAGAGATCTAGCCGGAATCAGTATCTGCCGCGCCGTCATTCATCCGATCGATGCGTCGGTTAGATCTCTTTCCTCCTCGTTGCTGCCTCTATCCTCCTCTCTTCCACCTCACCACTACCTCCGCCTTCAACATCACCATCCTCCTCGGGCGGTTCCCCGCGTAATTTGAGtgcatatttaaattttatagtgtaatttccaaaaatacccttggcctattttgtattattaaaataaataatatttgttccattaagatgtgtggctgagatttgttctctagttatacacttaagattagttatatcttgatcactaacctctatatatatatatatatatatatatatatatatggactTTTTTTAGAACATGCTTACGGTCTAATTCTAGATGTTATATACCAGTTTTCTCGTTTACCAAGCAAATGAAAATAATGTATCTTTATGTATATAAAGATTTTCTGAGTTTTGTACCAAAATGTgatatcatttttattaaaataatcggGTAAGGGTTGTTACATTGATCTTTGCAATGAGTCTTAAGTCAAAATTGTaactaaattaatattaaaataaataaataaataagtttgATTAACCACAATAAaagttaattaatatttaaagtaGGTTAAATAAAGATCCAATAAAAAATTTTGTAAATCAAAATGCATTAATACAAGGacttaataaaaaagaaattgtgAAATAATCTTATGAAATAATATGTATTAGTACAAGTACCTCTACACATATTTTGCCGAAAATAAATTGTACCTAATTATATGCTCACCATACCATAATAatctatttaatatttaaattaaataattaaagttgtGCATTACTGCGCTTATCTCAAATAGTTGGTAATCTCTTTAATAATTGTATTAATATTCTGTTTTTATAACTCAAAGGAAAGTAACAATACTCATCTTAGCCAGTGGTTTTAATGAGGTCATATTTCTAGCCtactaaaaacataaaataattaatataagtgATGTACTCATGCTAGATTCCGATGCTAACGTACCATTAATGATGATACATCATCTTTTCCCGGCcgtttcttccttcttttattgtttattttacctgtaattattttcttatttctcTTTATCATTAAACAATAAATATCACATAGTGAAAGTAGTCAAGATACAAAACGTAGAATGAAAGTAAAGAAACTTGATGAGCAAAACCAAATAGAATCCGATTTTCTTTGTAGTAAAGTTAGAAATTTTAATGCAATTGTTTTGTCTTAGAATGAAAGTAAAGAAACTTGATGAGCAAAACCAAATAGAATCCGATTTTCTTTGTAGTAAAGTTAGAAATTTTAATGCAATTGTTTTGTCTTTATCTGTTTAATTTAGGGTATATAAATACAAGGGCCGTGCACGATCTATTACTCAAACCAGCTCAATCCATTGATATTTGGACATCCAAAAAAAggcatatttttttttcagtaacaattcaaaattcaaactctCATGCAACCCAATCTCATTCCCACTTCTAATTCCAAACTCTTTCCCACTCCCACTCCTAATTCCAATCTCTTTCCCAATACCATTCTCAATCCCACTCCCAATACCATTCTCAATCCCATATTTGGAATAACCTCTTTCCAGCCCAACTATATTGCTCCCTATGGCGGCGCACAAGCTCATGCTCAGTCCTCGTGGCAACAACGTCCCGACCCTAAGGCACAGTCGACATGGCAACAAGGTCCTGACCCTCACGCTCAGTCCACGTGGGAAATAGGTCCTTATTCTCAGGCTCAGTCCACATGGCAACAAGGTCCTTATCAAAGTTCTTACCCTTCGACTCTGTCCACGTGGCAACAAGGTCCATACTCTCAGGCTCAGTCCACGTGGCAACAAGGTCCTTACCAAGGTTCTGGCCCTCCGGCTCAATTCACATGGCAACAAGGTCCTTACCCTCAAGCTCAACCCACGTTGCAACAAGGTCCTCATGCTCAGGCACAGTCCACATGGCAACAAGGTCCTTATCAAAGTCCTTACCCTTCGACTCAGTCCACGTGGCAACAAGGTCACGACCGTCTGGCTCAGTCCACATGGCAGCAAGGTCCTTACCCTCAAGCTCAGTCCACGCGGCAACAAGGTCCTTTCCAAAGTCTTGACCCACTGGCTCAATCCACATGGAAACAAGATCCTTATCAAAGCCCTTACCCTCAAGCTGAGTCCACGTGGCAACAAGGTCATTACCCTCCCATACTTGGAGGTGGAAGCAACTCTCAAACTCAATCAACATGGCAGTCAAATCCATATCCTCAATCTCAGTCCGTAATTGGAAGTGGAAGCAACTCCCAAACTCAATCCATACCTCAGGCTCAGCCTAGTGCAGAAGGAGACCCATCCTTGCagatcaaaaaaaaaaagattgatGAAGAAAGAATTGCTTATAATCCAAAAGTGATTATTAGGAAGGTTGAAAGAGTCGTGGATCCAGACAGCGAGAGCTCTTCAGTGTGCTGCGCGTGCAGTCAGCGCATCTTCTCAACTCCCTCAATAACATTCTCTCGGGGCAACGAAGAAAATCTTTTCCTGCACGAACAATGCACCACTCTTCCACTCCAATATCTCCACGAGCTTCACCTACACCACCCCCTTTTCCTCATCAACCACCTCTTGCACCCTCCTCTTCAACCTACTCAATTTACTTGCCATAACTGCAACCAAACATGTGGGACTTCCTTCTATCAATGTCCTCACCCCACCTGTGATTATCGACTCGACTTGTTGTGCATTTTGCAGCTCAAGATCAAGCACAGAAGCCACAAGCACGCCTTGACGCTCATCAGGCTAAAGGACTCGTGCTCTTTAACCTGTGGCGCCTGCAACAGTAAGCACGAGTCAGAATCAGAGGCAGAGACGGAGAAGCTCAGTCTGTCCTATTTATGCAGCCTTTGCGGTTACTGGATTCATCCAGATTGTGCTTCATTACTCAACGCCCTCCATTATAAACATCACCCACATTCTCTTTTTCTCATCTATAATCTCCCTACTTCACCTCATTCCAAATGCTTCATCTGTTTTCAACATCATAAGGGAACCTCAGGGGTTTTTGTTTGTCTCAAATGTACTAATTATCTTGTTCACATCAACTGCGCCGTCCAAGATCCCCATACTTTCAAGCCAGGTATGTATACCTCCATTCACAGATAAATATACTTCTATTATTTACTGATTTATGATTTTGCAGTGCTTATGCGAGATGCAAAAGCCTGCGACTTAGGTCGTTTGCCAATGGCAAACGAACACACGAGTCTGATTCCCTATATTAGACATGATATTAGCAGCAGCAACAGCGATGATGGTGACAGTGATCCATCTAAAATCCATGAACATCCATTGATATTCCATGAAAGTGAGGAGGATGAGAAGCAGTCTCACCGCCGCGTATGCAATGCATGTGTCCAATACGTTTCTCCCCCATTCTACAGTT from Salvia splendens isolate huo1 chromosome 9, SspV2, whole genome shotgun sequence includes:
- the LOC121747405 gene encoding uncharacterized protein LOC121747405, with amino-acid sequence MQPNLIPTSNSKLFPTPTPNSNLFPNTILNPTPNTILNPIFGITSFQPNYIAPYGGAQAHAQSSWQQRPDPKAQSTWQQGPDPHAQSTWEIGPYSQAQSTWQQGPYQSSYPSTLSTWQQGPYSQAQSTWQQGPYQGSGPPAQFTWQQGPYPQAQPTLQQGPHAQAQSTWQQGPYQSPYPSTQSTWQQGHDRLAQSTWQQGPYPQAQSTRQQGPFQSLDPLAQSTWKQDPYQSPYPQAESTWQQGHYPPILGGGSNSQTQSTWQSNPYPQSQSVIGSGSNSQTQSIPQAQPSAEGDPSLQIKKKKIDEERIAYNPKVIIRKVERVVDPDSESSSVCCACSQRIFSTPSITFSRGNEENLFLHEQCTTLPLQYLHELHLHHPLFLINHLLHPPLQPTQFTCHNCNQTCGTSFYQCPHPTCDYRLDLLCILQLKIKHRSHKHALTLIRLKDSCSLTCGACNSKHESESEAETEKLSLSYLCSLCGYWIHPDCASLLNALHYKHHPHSLFLIYNLPTSPHSKCFICFQHHKGTSGVFVCLKCTNYLVHINCAVQDPHTFKPVLMRDAKACDLGRLPMANEHTSLIPYIRHDISSSNSDDGDSDPSKIHEHPLIFHESEEDEKQSHRRVCNACVQYVSPPFYSCSECPDFFLHGCCARLPALITHPAHAEHNLVLHSKPPKTGFSCRGCHLRCNGFAYSCETCDDFTLDVICGLINPAITHEPHKSTHILFMSRSMIIDEKCSCCTSILNGICYECSSCPSFKLHVRCAILPKTVRHGYDQHPLRLTTKAPEGGANGTAEFFCEVCEERIDIERWNYSCSECDQWFHVDCIPFIDQLSRIKLGSRVRVDIHGCPLALVRRDDSVCGGRKCGSCRETLRMGDDGLAYECSDCFFGLHQNCANQHLFKSYNESCNFYF